A single region of the Paraburkholderia sprentiae WSM5005 genome encodes:
- a CDS encoding AraC family transcriptional regulator — protein sequence MDPLSDVLALLKLRSYVSGGFDAGGDWAISFGPHEGIKFHAVVTGSCWLSVEGEAPIQVNAGECFLLPRGRPFRIASDLSLEPVHVSRVLPPQPNGRILTYNGGGDYLSIGGYFTLSEGQAGMLLNVLPPLLHIREQPNSATLRWCVERMRQELLEGQPGDFIVAQQLATIVLVQALRLYLSDRTSEDAGWLFALADKRLGAAIAAMHGAPGERWTLQTLASLAAMSRTAFAVTFKQTVGVSPIEYLTRWRMLQAADRLTSSRQSLAEIGSALGYESEKSFSTAFKRVMNCSPREYGRRQREKRISALRTASGAGP from the coding sequence ATGGATCCGCTCTCCGACGTGCTCGCTCTTTTGAAGCTGCGCAGCTACGTGTCGGGGGGCTTCGATGCGGGCGGCGATTGGGCGATCAGCTTCGGGCCGCATGAAGGCATCAAGTTCCATGCTGTCGTGACCGGATCCTGCTGGCTGTCGGTCGAGGGCGAAGCGCCGATACAAGTCAATGCCGGCGAATGTTTCCTACTGCCGCGCGGCCGACCATTTCGCATTGCCAGTGACCTGTCGCTGGAGCCGGTCCATGTGAGCCGGGTTTTGCCGCCACAGCCTAATGGCCGGATCCTGACCTATAACGGTGGTGGCGATTATTTGAGCATCGGCGGTTATTTCACGCTCTCGGAAGGACAGGCCGGGATGCTGCTCAATGTGCTCCCGCCGCTTCTCCACATTCGCGAGCAGCCGAACAGCGCGACCTTGCGCTGGTGCGTCGAGCGTATGCGGCAAGAACTTTTGGAGGGCCAGCCGGGCGATTTCATCGTCGCGCAGCAATTGGCGACGATCGTGCTGGTGCAGGCACTGCGGCTTTATCTTTCTGACCGGACGAGCGAGGACGCCGGTTGGCTCTTCGCGCTCGCGGACAAGCGGCTAGGCGCGGCAATTGCAGCCATGCACGGAGCACCGGGAGAGCGGTGGACTCTCCAGACGCTCGCCAGCCTGGCGGCGATGTCTCGCACTGCCTTTGCGGTGACATTCAAACAGACGGTCGGCGTTTCGCCGATCGAGTATCTGACGCGCTGGCGCATGTTACAGGCGGCGGACCGCCTGACCTCCTCGAGACAGTCACTTGCCGAGATCGGATCGGCCCTCGGCTACGAGTCCGAAAAGTCCTTCAGTACGGCTTTCAAGCGGGTGATGAACTGTTCGCCGCGCGAATATGGCCGCAGGCAACGCGAGAAACGGATTTCGGCGCTTCGCACCGCCTCCGGTGCTGGGCCGTGA
- a CDS encoding SDR family oxidoreductase: MRIFITGATGWVGSAVVEDLIAEGHQVAGLARSAASAEKLAAKGAQVVRGSIEDVEVLRSAAAHADAVIHAAFNHDWSHFAENCAADKRAIEVLGAELEGSERPLIVTSGVALLAPGRLATEADAAPPVTESFPRASEAVVEALRNRGVRATTVRLAPTVHGVGDHGFVPRLAGIARDKGVSAHIGDGRNRWPAVHRLDAARVFRLALDHAAEGPFHAVAEQGVALKDIAEAISRRFDLPLVSISTEQAGGHFGWFAPFAGLDAPTCSERTRAILDWTPKQSGLLEDLARPDYFGS, encoded by the coding sequence ATGCGCATATTCATAACCGGTGCGACGGGGTGGGTCGGCTCCGCCGTGGTGGAGGATCTCATCGCAGAGGGTCACCAGGTTGCGGGACTTGCCCGGTCCGCTGCCAGTGCGGAAAAGCTTGCCGCCAAGGGGGCGCAGGTGGTGCGCGGCTCGATCGAGGATGTCGAGGTGCTGCGGAGCGCCGCGGCGCATGCCGATGCGGTGATCCACGCCGCCTTCAATCATGACTGGTCGCACTTCGCCGAGAACTGCGCGGCCGACAAGCGCGCCATCGAGGTGTTGGGCGCGGAACTCGAAGGATCCGAGCGACCCCTTATCGTTACATCCGGCGTCGCTCTGCTCGCGCCCGGACGTCTCGCCACCGAAGCCGATGCGGCGCCGCCCGTGACGGAGAGCTTCCCGCGTGCCTCTGAAGCGGTCGTCGAAGCGCTGCGCAATCGCGGAGTTCGCGCGACCACCGTGCGCCTTGCTCCCACGGTGCACGGCGTCGGCGATCATGGGTTCGTGCCGCGTCTCGCCGGCATCGCCCGGGACAAGGGCGTGTCGGCCCATATCGGCGATGGCCGGAACCGCTGGCCGGCGGTGCATCGGCTCGACGCCGCGAGGGTCTTCCGCCTCGCACTGGATCACGCCGCCGAAGGACCGTTTCATGCCGTCGCCGAACAGGGTGTGGCGCTGAAGGACATCGCCGAAGCGATCTCACGTCGCTTCGATCTGCCGCTGGTTTCGATATCCACCGAGCAAGCGGGTGGGCATTTCGGGTGGTTCGCGCCGTTCGCAGGCCTCGATGCGCCGACCTGCAGCGAGCGCACGCGCGCGATCCTGGATTGGACGCCGAAGCAGTCCGGGCTGCTCGAGGATCTCGCGCGCCCGGACTATTTCGGCTCCTGA